AACCTGAAGGCTGAGCCACAGGAAAAAATTGAGGGAGCCGACACCCTGTACATCGGCATCAGCGGCGATGTGGCGCCGCTGGATTATGTTTCGGCGGACGGCACGCCCGCAGGCTTCAACGTGGCGCTGATGAACGAGATCGGCAGGCTGCTGGGGAAAAACATTGAGTTTGTGGTGGTTTCGACCGACGCGAAGTTCAGCTCGATCCTTTCGGGCAAGATCGACGCGTTCTTTTGGCACATCTCGATCCTGCCCCTGCCGGAAACCATCGCTGTGACCGACAGCTACTACAGCACCTATATTTCCGCGCTGGTGAAACAGTAAGGCAGAACAGATGCGGGGAGGCGGCCAAGCCGCCTCCCCGCATTTTTGGCCTGCGGCCGCTCAGCCCTGCGGGTCGAACAGATAGCCCTTGCCGCGCACCGTGCGGATATAGGTATGGTTTGGAGCCAGTTCCGCGAGCTTTTGGCGCACCTTGGCCACCGTGACCTGCAAACAGTGCAGCCCCTCCTGGATGGGGGCCTCCCACACGCCCGCGTACAGCTCCTCGTAAGAGAAGGTGCGGCCGGGGTGCAGGGCCAGAAAGCACAAAATGTCGAATTCCAGCCGGGAAAATTCCTTGCTGCGGCCCTCAAAGGAAACGGCGCGGTTGGAGAGGTCCAGCATGAGGGGGCCAAACTGGAGCAGGGGAGGCGGCACCGCGCTTTTGCTGCGCTGGATGCGAAGCCTCACACGAAGCTCCAGCTCGGCCAGCGAAAAGGGTTTGGTGACGTAATCGTCGCCGCCGATCGTGAGCCCCCGGAGGCGGTTCTCCTCTTCGGTATAGCCCGAGAGGAACACGATGGGCAGGCTGCTGCTTTTGCGCGCCTGCAGGCAGACCTGAAAGCCGTCCCGGTCGGGCAGGTCGATGTCCAGCACCATGCAGTCCAGCGGTGTTTGCCGCAGAAGCTCCAGGGCTTCGCGGGCGGTTCCGGCGCGGTAAACGAGATAGCCGCGGCTTGCAAAATACGCCTCGTTCGAGTCCAGCAGTTTTTGGTCGTCGTCCACCAGCAGCACACGATCCATCCGCACTTCGCCCCCTTTCGGTTTTTTTCATTATAACATGGTTTGCCGGCCGCACCCCAGAGCGTTCTTCAATTTTTCGTCAATTTCCCTCTGCCTGCGACCGAAAGAGGGGCGGGCGATGCTATAATATCCTCGTTGTAAATCCGCGTGTTTCCCAGTGCCGGAGGCGTTTGCGGCGGCGGGCCGCGCGCGGCTTGGGCGCATGCAAAATCTTATTATTTGGAGGAAAATACCATGACCATTACCCGGACCAAAAATGAAACCAGCCTGACCCTGGCCCTTGAAGGGCGCCTTGACACCACGACCGCACCCCAGCTGGAAGCAGAACTGAAAGAGTGCCTTGCGGGCGTGACCAGCCTGACGCTGGACATGCAGCAGCTGGCTTACCTGTCGTCTGCGGGGCTGCGGGTGATTTTGGCGGCCCAAAAGCAGATGAACAAACAGGGGAAAATGGTCATCAAAAATGTGTGCGACACCATTATGGAGGTGTTTGAGGTCACCGGTTTTACGGATATTTTGACCATCGAGTGACCCAAAACAGCCAACGGCCGTTTTTGGCCCTATGCCCGGCGGCCCGGCCGGGGCAAAATGTGGAGCAGAGGGGGAAAACAGAATGGACCGGCCTACGATGCCCTTGCTGGAAGCGTTGATTTCCGAGTGCGGGCGCGCCGACGACACGGTGGTGCTTCACATCAACCACTGCATGGAAAATTCGTTCTACTTTAATCAGCAGCTGCGGCGCGTGTTTCACGACGCGGTGCTGATCGCGGTGCCGTACAACGACCGGGGCGTGCCGGCTGCGCCGGGCTGCCCGGTGTACCACGGCGTGCGCCGGCCACAGGGGTACCAGCTCCTGCGCAGCGGAACGCCCCTGGAAAACGTGGGACCGGATTTTCCGGGCGCGGTGCGGCGCATGATCGCGCTGGCGCTGGAAAATGAGATACAGCGCTGGGTGAGCGAGGGCAAGCGGGTGCTGATCCTGGAGGATGGGGGCTACCATTACCCCGTGTTGGAAAAATTTCTTGCACTGCCCGGCTGGCGGGAGGCGGTGGTGGGCGCTGTTGAACAGACCACCGCGGGCACCCGGGCCTCCTGCCGGGAGGGGCTGGCCTA
This window of the Oscillospiraceae bacterium genome carries:
- a CDS encoding DNA-binding response regulator, coding for MDRVLLVDDDQKLLDSNEAYFASRGYLVYRAGTAREALELLRQTPLDCMVLDIDLPDRDGFQVCLQARKSSSLPIVFLSGYTEEENRLRGLTIGGDDYVTKPFSLAELELRVRLRIQRSKSAVPPPLLQFGPLMLDLSNRAVSFEGRSKEFSRLEFDILCFLALHPGRTFSYEELYAGVWEAPIQEGLHCLQVTVAKVRQKLAELAPNHTYIRTVRGKGYLFDPQG
- a CDS encoding anti-sigma factor antagonist; amino-acid sequence: MTITRTKNETSLTLALEGRLDTTTAPQLEAELKECLAGVTSLTLDMQQLAYLSSAGLRVILAAQKQMNKQGKMVIKNVCDTIMEVFEVTGFTDILTIE